The following are encoded in a window of Drosophila simulans strain w501 chromosome 3L, Prin_Dsim_3.1, whole genome shotgun sequence genomic DNA:
- the LOC6738370 gene encoding protein disabled isoform X5, which yields MQTLRKKTSPCKYRNDPGRFFGDGVQFKAKLIGILEVGEARGDRMCQEALQDLKMAIRAAGEHKQRITIHVTIDGLRLRDEKTGDSLYHHPVHKISFIAQDMTDSRAFGYIFGSPDSGHRFFGIKTDKAASQVVLAMRDLFQVVFELKKKEIEMARQQIQGKSLHDHSSQLASLSSLKSAGLGGMGLGHSDLASGGISSGHALTLLGSSLSTTNGTSRLGVNLDVAKASGSAAKEVSPESVADLVDLEQELTSLQRGISQMERITPNEPTTSSTGGAGHPSLAKSASEDDPFGDSFIYVPSYSILPPPPDSGRNRHKPPNKTPDAVTSLDAMLSPPPGTSSSQGSATAGLQAADNDDDNWLQELDQQNDVFDTSKVVSSSGLGSVLAMAPLASSESTATPTQQLTEIAAGSGPLADLDMGLSSALGNEEQTSTILSLEPPTLTSLENTHPPADPVLLPRDTDPFSPTRKKSDPDPFQESDLFAKLDAFEFEAPPAVPAPSIPNLATETKANVFNGPLQVQLPPEKELQLQQPPSTVRNRPTASVSALPSGGALDVISSISNKKMPHLFGQARSFGKSGSDIGSSVNMRRLQESDSLSETEAAPEPPPRPDSTPYSEPPPLPPKKQFSDLVIRPSPANPTPPPTTGRYEYLNSNVTARRTISSVDAPPIPLPSRRVGRSDGCFPGPGRPRKPGHTEDDYLAPLGAPPPLLPPPSQGSSARARPQRQASLGRPQDIYENKAEILQAQAQAQAQAPEVAPSSNTLAPDITLTQLLTLGMDDLAIKLNVPASKLSTMTLVQLTAYLSEYLSSEKSQVHSQERRSSPANTAPAPASTAAVFKVNFDQQTSFVAKFDDTFGEDEPVMPSGSSDSTFVANFANFNDAPTPMPTVSPVVATVPSADRYAVFREIIDQELQQQQQETDLMGDLTPPPVDETQAKEIPEGLEVNIVGAELPIDALDVKPAPKIDTKITEVVAQAKDRYAALRDIILVENLFDKPAIATGTQPEKEKDLLQDFPEFSDEFNEDHDLRQIMDHQNVQTHARDRHGLVDSRGFPTEPSSSALTVGDDDEDEDADAGGESSLDSNEKDAEPVSGQDQYEKLSTSTQQLDATAPVLEDVQQQQQSLPPKQDQKFLSILTAPGGGTKDDIEIDELMHRAISNLSLDSRDRVSPATSSAAPSRGAPGLHTPSQFNDVSTSPIPLQKPGMGPSPVPSQLSAVSQLIDTATKQMMGDKDREKQSWATFDSPKAKGKARLTLPPPPPPASNTSQPDTVESPCSSDPRDDGWSKQQRRWAKKERQQTSSSSRDLSPWDDETPEYLKRRQLAAAQMAHPHQPPMQAPPQHTDRHGYYMRHARRMNSCDEDYDYDGEFVARRDQPQHQQQQRKFKHGLSRSRDNFELESPSWYHHPAHHTWSPQEIEQARVRSFDRAAYERSSYGPPPPIYDKRGQLRGKYRGDHRDRERERDRDREYRDYARPSYDFDYENVYEERGGRSPLAYKPGRGGGDYLYDRERDRDRERDRKSFDRESLESYESANRRRRSFGSGNDVYGSLDSRDDYRGDRDRERDREQMKTRSLRKPTTTSGKLRISGDIDYEQDSEQDFQQRSGVRSLQRPNQLGGDVVLPSNAVVGPQRLRKSSGSSPWDGEEPALPGQKSWKRPASAAETERRLAESRRAAALGQTPSDGEKERRFRKKTRARSAKDLATAGAPSASTSAPSRSSYGRGIRDNYDYICPGQRNDDDDDDDEDYVDDEPPTDEDKFERLNRRRHEMHQRMLESERRQMERHQPPSLAKLPGQNRTRGVVVNSDYGFVDSYEQTPTPTPRSNASSTGPGGLMMSGGESSAGVTSSKFNFDDGFESDFNQSSPPPAPAGTASSCNSTPAGPVSANANNGGSKSLFRFSNDFSDREKREQFEMETPPTSTPPITQKLRFDDNVKVSQFDDAAFEDDFAKASFDFEKEQAATGTAGAGGSGAMSRKQNMRTSKLQQRQELIKKSESVNIFAKKQEDPFEDDEFFKSPEQEQAMDQHNDDGEGGKFQWSEDANFAKFDENM from the exons ATCGCAATGATCCGGGACGCTTTTTCGGCGATGGCGTTCAGTTCAAGGCAAAGCTCATCGGCATTCTGGAG GTGGGCGAGGCTCGAGGTGATCGGATGTGCCAGGAGGCGCTGCAGGATCTCAAAATGGCCATCCGGGCAGCTGGAGAGCACAAGCAGCGGATAACCATCCATGTGACCATCGATGGTCTGCGGCTGAGGGATGAGAAAACGGGTGACTCCCTGTACCATCATCCGGTGCATAAGATCTCCTTCATCGCCCAGGATATGACGGATTCGAGGGCCTTTGGCTATATCTTCGGATCGCCAGACAGTGGTCACCGGTTCTTCGGCATCAAGACGGACAAGGCGGCCAGCCAGGTGGTGCTGGCCATGCGCGATCTCTTTCAGGTAGTTTTCGAGCTCAAGAAGAAGGAGATTGAGATGGCGCGCCAGCAGATCCAGGGGAAGTCCCTGCACGACCATTCCAGCCAGCTGGCCTCCCTGTCGTCGCTGAAGTCCGCCGGCCTGGGCGGCATGGGTCTGGGCCACTCGGATTTGGCCAGCGGAGGAATCTCTTCCGGCCATGCCCTCACCCTGCTGGGCAGTAGTCTTAGCACCACGAATGGAACGAGCAGGCTGGGCGTAAATCTTGACGTGGCCAAGGCATCCGGATCGGCGGCCAAAGAG GTCTCTCCGGAATCCGTGGCCGATCTGGTGGACTTGGAGCAGGAGCTTACCTCGCTTCAGCGGGGAATCAGTCAGATGGAAAGGATAACGCCAAACGAGCCGACCACCAGCAGCACTGGTGGTGCTGGCCATCCATCTCTAGCAAAATCAGCCAGCGAGGACGATCCTTTCGGAGACTCATTTATCTATGTGCCCTCTTATAGCATCCTGCCACCGCCACCTGATTCCGGACGCAACAGGCACAAGCCGCCCAACAAAACGCCTGATGCGGTGACCAGTTTGGATGCAATGCTTTCGCCACCTCCTGGTACAAGTAGCTCCCAAGGATCAGCCACCGCTGGACTGCAGGCTGCAGATAACGACGATGACAATTGGCTGCAGGAACTGGACCAACAAAATGATGTCTTCGACACGTCCAAAGTGGTGAGCAGCAGTGGATTGGGTTCGGTTTTGGCCATGGCTCCGCTGGCCTCCAGCGAATCCACGGCCACTCCCACGCAACAACTGACGGAGATTGCTGCAGGATCTGGACCTTTGGCTGATCTGGATATGGGCCTCAGTTCGGCCTTGGGAAATGAGGAGCAGACCTCAACCATTTTGTCATTGG AACCGCCAACGCTGACCTCGCTGGAGAATACCCATCCGCCGGCGGATCCTGTACTTCTGCCCAGGGATACGGATCCGTTCTCGCCCACTCGCAAAAAGAGCGATCCAGATCCCTTCCAGGAGAGCGATCTCTTTGCCAAGCTGGATGCCTTCGAGTTCGAGGCTCCGCCGGCGGTTCCAGCTCCCTCGATTCCAAATTTGGCAACGGAGACAAAAGCGAATGTATTCAATGGACCACTTCAGGTGCAATTGCCACCAGAGAAGGAATTGCAGCTTCAGCAGCCTCCAAGTACGGTGAGGAACCGTCCCACAGCATCTGTTTCCGCCCTTCCAAGTGGCGGAGCACTAGATGTGATCTCCAGTATAAGCAACAAGAAGATGCCGCATCTTTTTGGTCAGGCCAGATCATTTGGCAAATCTGGTTCGGATATTGGATCGAGTGTTAACATGCGCCGCTTGCAGGAGAGCGATTCGTTGAGTGAAACAGAGGCAGCTCCCGAGCCACCGCCGCGTCCAGACTCGACTCCGTACTCGGAACCTCCGCCCCTGCCACCCAAGAAGCAGTTCAGCGACCTGGTCATCCGACCGTCACCTGCAAATCCCACTCCACCGCCAACTACAGGAAGGTATGAGTATTTGAACAGTAATGTCACAGCAAGAAGGACTATCTCCTCCGTTGACGCACCACCCATTCCATTGCCATCGCGCCGTGTTGGTCGCTCTGATGGCTGCTTTCCGGGTCCGGGAAGGCCAAGAAAACCTGGACACACCGAGGATGATTATCTAGCTCCGTTGGGAGCTCCACCGCCATTGCTGCCGCCACCCAGTCAAGGATCCTCGGCTCGCGCGAGACCTCAACGGCAGGCATCGCTAGGCAGGCCGCAGGATATCTACGAAAACAAGGCAGAGATTCTGCAGGCTCAAGCACAGGCACAGGCCCAGGCCCCGGAAGTAGCGCCCTCTAGTAATACCTTGGCTCCCGATATCACCCTAACTCAATTGCTCACCCTGGGAATGGATGATTTGGCTATCAAACTGAACGTTCCCGCCAGCAAACTGAGCACCATGACTCTGGTCCAGTTGACAGCCTATCTCTCCGAGTATTTGTCCAGTGAAAAAAGCCAAGTTCACAGTCAAGAGAGGAGATCTTCGCCAGCCAACACAGCTCCTGCGCCAGCATCCACGGCTGCTGTGTTCAAGGTAAACTTCGATCAGCAGACCTCCTTCGTGGCCAAGTTCGACGACACTTTTGGCGAGGATGAACCAGTAATGCCTTCCGGTTCTTCGGACTCCACctttgtggccaatttcgccAACTTCAACGACGCACCAACTCCAATGCCGACAGTATCGCCAGTTGTTGCGACAGTGCCCTCAGCAGATCGGTATGCCGTATTTCGCGAGATCATCGATCAGGAgcttcagcagcaacagcaggaaaCGGATCTTATGGGCGATTTGACACCACCGCCAGTGGATGAGACCCAGGCCAAGGAAATTCCAGAGGGCTTGGAGGTGAACATTGTGGGTGCGGAGCTACCAATTGATGCCTTAGATGTTAAACCTGCGCCCAAGATCGACACAAAAATCACCGAAGTGGTGGCCCAGGCCAAAGATCGTTACGCAGCTCTGCGGGACATTATCCTAGTGGAGAATCTCTTTGATAAACCAGCAATAGCAACCGGCACTCAGCCTGAGAAGGAAAAGGATCTGTTGCAAGACTTTCCTGAGTTCAGTGATGAGTTCAATGAGGATCATGACCTTCGTCAAATTATGGATCATCAGAATGTGCAGACTCATGCCCGCGATCGCCATGGTTTGGTCGACAGCAGGGGCTTTCCAACAGAGCCTTCGTCTTCCGCTTTGACCGtgggcgatgatgatgaggacgaggatgcTGATGCGGGTGGTGAGAGCAGCCTGGATAGCAATGAGAAGGACGCAGAGCCTGTCAGCGGCCAGGATCAGTATGAAAAGCTTTCTACGTCGACGCAACAACTGGATGCAACTGCTCCGGTTCTAGAGGatgtccagcagcagcagcaatcccTGCCTCCAAAACAGGATCAAAAATTCCTCTCCATCCTAACGGCTCCCGGTGGTGGAACGAAAGATGACATCGAGATCGACGAGCTTATGCATCGTGCAATTTCGAATCTCTCCCTGGACTCAAGGGATCGAGTTTCGCCCGCCACCTCCTCGGCAGCTCCATCACGTGGAGCTCCCGGCTTGCACACGCCCTCGCAATTCAATGATGTCAGCACGTCGCCGATTCCCCTCCAGAAACCAGGCATGGGCCCATCGCCTGTGCCTTCGCAGCTTTCGGCCGTGTCCCAACTCATCGATACCGCAACGAAACAAATGATGGGCGACAAGGATCGGGAAAAGCAATCCTGGGCTACTTTCGATTCCCCGAAGGCAAAGGGCAAGGCAAGGCTAACTCTtccgccgccaccacctcctGCCTCCAACACTTCGCAACCGGATACGGTAGAATCGCCTTGCAGTTCGGATCCCCGGGATGATGGTTGGTCAAAGCAACAGCGTCGCTGGGCGAAGAAGGAGCGCCAGCAGACATCCTCATCATCCCGAGACCTAAGTCCCTGGGACGATGAAACGCCGGAGTATCTGAAGCGGCGACAGCTGGCCGCCGCTCAAATGGCTCATCCCCATCAGCCCCCTATGCAAGCTCCACCTCAGCATACGGACCGGCATGGATACTACATGCGACACGCCAGGCGAATGAACTCTTGCGACGAGGACTACGA CTACGATGGGGAATTCGTTGCACGCCGAGATCAGCcacaacatcaacagcagcagcgaaagtTCAAGCACGGACTCTCTCGCAGCAGGGATAACTTTGAATTGG AATCCCCCAGCTGGTATCATCACCCGGCGCACCATACATGGTCACCTCAGGAGATTGAGCAAGCGCGCGTCCGATCCTTCGATCGTGCTGCCTACGAGAGATCCAGCTAtggcccaccaccacccatctACGACAAACGTGGACAACTGAGAGGCAAATATCGCGGAGATCACAGGGATAGGGAACGAGAGCGTGATCGCGACCGAGAGTATCGGGATTATGCTCGTCCAAGCTATGATTTCGACTACGAAAACGTCTACGAAGAGCGTGGAGGTCGGTCACCGTTGGCCTACAAGCCAGGAAGAGGTGGTGGTGATTATCTGTATGACAGAGAAAGGGACAGGGATCGGGAGCGCGATCGCAAATCCTTCGATCGGGAAAGCCTCGAGTCCTATGAAAGCGCCAACCGTCGTCGTCGCAGTTTTGGTAGTGGAAACGATGTTTATGGCAGCCTGGATAGTCGGGATGATTACCGTGGGGATAGGGATCGTGAACGTGATCGCGAGCAGATGAAGACCCGTTCATTACGAAAGCCAACAACTACGTCTGGAAAGCTCCGGATAAGTGGCGACATTGATTACGAGCAGGACTCGGAGCAGGACTTCCAGCAGCGATCTGGAGTACGAAGCCTACAGCGTCCCAATCAGCTAGGCGGCGATGTGGTGCTGCCCTCCAATGCAGTAGTGGGTCCACAGCGATTGCGCAAGAGCAGCGGCTCCAGTCCCTGGGACGGAGAGG AACCAGCCTTGCCTGGTCAGAAGTCTTGGAAGCGTCCAGCGAGCGCTGCTGAAACTGAAAGGCGACTGGCTGAGAGTCGTAGAGCAGCGGCTTTGGGTCAAACTCCCTCCGATGGAGAAAAAGAACGAAG ATTCCGCAAGAAGACCCGAGCCCGCAGTGCCAAGGATTTAGCCACCGCCGGTGCTCCCAGCGCTAGTACTTCTGCCCCGTCCAGATCGAGCTATGGGCGTGGCATCAGAGATAACTATGACTATATTTGTCCAGGCCAGCGTaacgatgatgacgacgatgatgatgaggactACGTGGATGATGAACCGCCAACGGATGAGGATAAGTTCGAGAGGTTGAACCGCCGGCGACATGAGATGCACCAGCGGATGCTGGAGTCCGAGCGTCGCCAAATGGAACGCCATCAGCCGCCATCGCTGGCGAAGCTTCCGGGCCAGAATCGTACACGAGGCGTCGTGGTTAACAGTGACTATGGTTTTGTGGACAGTTACGAGCAGACTCCAACTCCCACACCACGTTCGAATGCCAGTAGCACTGGACCGGGTGGCCTGATGATGAGTGGCGGGGAGTCCTCCGCTGGAGTTACCAGTTCCAAGTTCAATTTTGACGATGGATTCGAGTCAGATTTTAATCAGAGCTCTCCGCCGCCGGCGCCAGCAGGTACCGCCTCCAGTTGCAATTCCACGCCGGCGGGTCCAGTTTCGGCAAATGCGAACAACGGCGGATCGAAGAGCCTGTTCCGCTTCTCCAATGATTTTTCAGATCGCGAGAAACGGGAGCAGTTCGAGATGGAAACACCGCCGACCTCAACACCACCAATTACGCAGAAACTGCGATTTGATGATAACGTGAAGGTCTCCCAGTTCGACGATGCTGCCTTTGAGGATGACTTCGCCAAGGCATCATTCGATTTTGAAAAGGAACAAGCGGCTACTGGCACAGCAGGGGCTGGAGGATCAGGTGCCATGAGCAGGAAGCAAAATATGCGAACCAgcaagctgcagcagcgccagGAGCTGATCAAGAAATCCGAGTCGGTAAAcatatttgccaaaaagcAGGAGGATCCTTTTGAGGATGACGAGTTCTTCAAATCACCGGAGCAGGAACAGGCAATGGATCAGCACAATGATGACGGCGAGGGCGGCAAGTTCCAGTGGAGCGAGGACGCGAACTTTGCAAAGTTCGATGAAAACATGTGA